GGCGGTCCATTAATAGGGCTGACTTTACCTGCTTTTTTACAGCTTCCTGACCGAAGATGTCTGTGAACGGATCTTTGTTTTCAATGAATGTTTTCTTTAAAGTTTCAGTTAATGTCTGCATAGAAATAGAAAAAACACCCTATTATTTATAAAGATTGTGATGATGTTAAGTGTGCTGGGCCACAAATAGAAGCAACAACTAAATCAAGAAGGCGGGTTAATTTTTTCGTCTTCATCCTTTTCTCCTAATTCTTTCCTTAAAACTTTAACTATCTCCTCTCCGCATTTGTTCCAGAAGTCTAAAATTTCTTCTGCCTGAGAAGTTGTTGACCTAAATCCCCTATAATTTATATCGTGCCTTGTTTTTTTGAATCTGTCAAGTGAATTCAGCTTTATTTTTTCCTTTATATCCATTTCTTTTAATGCTTCTAAGCTTATTTCGTGATTTGATGGCTCATATCCAAGAAGCCACCATTCAGCATCTCCTAATTGCCTTATTGATTCATAAATTTCCCGGAAAATTAATGTTGCACTATTCTCATCCAATTGAATAGTTTTTGCGACCTTTGCATTGATTTCGGCGGAATTTATCATGGACTTAATTTTTTCATTATCTTTTTGCCTGATTCTTATTATTCCTGTTTTGAGCCATAAATCTATAAACTCTTTTTTCATTTTTTCACCTCTAAAAATCCCCACAAAACAATGCCATTTGCAATATTATTGAATACGTTAATGTCTATATTTTTTCTGCTAAACAAATGTATCTGTATTTTTCTTCCAAAAATCTTCTCAAATTCTGATAGCTCTCTTAATTCCATAATTTTATAGTCTTTAGCCTCATCAGACTCCACGGCAATGTCTATATCTGAATTGGACAAATCTTCTCCTTTTCTGAAACTACCAAAAAGAACCAATGCTTTTGGATTCTTGAAATAATCAACAAGAAATTCAACTATTCCAGAATTATATGCTGCGGCCAGATTATAGACTATTTTGTTTCTTCTATAGAACAAATTCGCCTGATTCGCTTTTATTCTCCATATCTTAGTTAATTTCTCGATAGTTATCAAACCCGCTTCTTGAAAGCTGCCCAAAATATTTCCAATATTTGCCTTTGCTACGCTTGCTTCTCTTGCTAAATCGTTTAAGCTAAACTCTTTCTCAGGGAATCTAAATAAGACCTCGCTTATTTTTCTTTCTGCAGTTTCTTTGTATAACTTAAGGTATTTTTTATGAACAATCGGTTTTATCATATAACTTATGTTATAAATTAGAACTATTTAAAACTTTCGTTTATGACCTGCTTTTGCTGTTGGGATCAACAGAGCCATAGAGTATTCTTCTAGGAATAACTTCACAAATATTTCCAATGAAATAAAAGAAAGATTTATATATAACTTATACTTACTTATTATTACAAATAATTATAAAAGAGGGATTTCATTGATATTAGAGATCAGCAGGCATGCAAAAGAGAAGATGGACATAGAAGGCATTGACGAAGACCAGATAATAAATGCGATAAAAATGGGTTCAAAAACAAGGCAAACAGACGGTTATCTGGCAACTTACACTTACATCAAAGTCGCTTATAAGAAAAGAGGCGATGTTTATAGAATTAAAACTGTTTTTGTTGAAAAATAAAGGTGAGAATATGAAAGAAGAAGACAAATGCTGGGAATGCGGCGGGAGAATGGTTGATAAGAAAGTAGATTATTCGCTTTATGGCGTAAGCTTGGGAAAATTTCCAGCGCGAGTTTGCAATAAATGCAATGAGACTTATTTCAGCGAGGGAACATCAAGGGAAATAACCAAAATAGCTAAGGAGAAAGGCTTATGGGGTCTGGGATATAAAACTAAAATAGGCCAGGCTGGCTCGACTTTGGACATCAGGCTGAATAAAACCCTGATAAATTTCCTGGGCCTGAAGAAAGGCGAAGAAG
The sequence above is a segment of the Candidatus Woesearchaeota archaeon genome. Coding sequences within it:
- a CDS encoding nucleotidyltransferase domain-containing protein — its product is MIKPIVHKKYLKLYKETAERKISEVLFRFPEKEFSLNDLAREASVAKANIGNILGSFQEAGLITIEKLTKIWRIKANQANLFYRRNKIVYNLAAAYNSGIVEFLVDYFKNPKALVLFGSFRKGEDLSNSDIDIAVESDEAKDYKIMELRELSEFEKIFGRKIQIHLFSRKNIDINVFNNIANGIVLWGFLEVKK
- a CDS encoding DUF4258 domain-containing protein; amino-acid sequence: MILEISRHAKEKMDIEGIDEDQIINAIKMGSKTRQTDGYLATYTYIKVAYKKRGDVYRIKTVFVEK